From Borrelia sp. RT5S, the proteins below share one genomic window:
- the flhB gene encoding flagellar biosynthesis protein FlhB, producing MSSREKLLGKSWYIPLNFFASEDDGRTELPTDQKKQKAREEGQVLKSNEINSVISLFIMLAAFFFMLPYVAQDLISVFGWQASKLPEIMSLSIYSLNFAYFKAMLGYAMVFLLIAFVVNFFVNVVQVGFLITFKPITPKWDRVSPKFSKWIKNSFASFDAFFNLFKSLSKVVIISFIYYVILRSNVGRISRMSEYSLEGGISVVLALAYKICFFSIMVLMVVSVLDYAFQRTRYVESLKMTKEEVKQEKKEMEGDPLLRSRMRERMREILNSNLNVTVPQADVVITNPEHFSVAIKWDSNTMLAPKVLAKGQDEVAFTIKKIARDSGIPIIENKTLARALYVKVKVNEEIPREYWEIVSKILVKVYSITKNLSRG from the coding sequence ATGAGTTCCAGAGAAAAATTATTAGGTAAAAGTTGGTATATTCCTCTTAATTTTTTTGCTTCAGAAGATGATGGTAGGACGGAATTACCTACTGACCAGAAGAAGCAGAAAGCAAGGGAAGAAGGACAGGTATTAAAATCAAATGAAATTAACTCAGTAATTAGTCTTTTTATAATGCTAGCAGCGTTCTTTTTTATGCTGCCCTATGTGGCGCAAGACCTAATAAGCGTATTCGGATGGCAAGCCAGTAAACTTCCAGAGATAATGTCTTTGAGTATTTATTCGCTAAATTTTGCGTATTTTAAGGCAATGCTTGGGTATGCAATGGTATTTCTTTTAATAGCATTCGTAGTGAATTTTTTTGTTAATGTTGTTCAAGTTGGGTTTTTAATTACTTTTAAGCCTATAACTCCTAAATGGGATAGAGTGAGTCCGAAGTTTTCAAAGTGGATAAAGAATTCGTTTGCTTCATTTGATGCTTTTTTTAATTTGTTTAAAAGTTTATCGAAAGTTGTTATAATATCCTTCATATATTACGTTATTCTGAGAAGCAATGTAGGTAGGATTTCAAGAATGTCTGAGTATAGTCTTGAAGGTGGTATTTCTGTTGTTTTGGCTCTTGCCTATAAAATATGTTTTTTTTCAATAATGGTATTAATGGTTGTTAGTGTATTAGATTATGCGTTCCAAAGGACTCGTTATGTTGAAAGTTTGAAGATGACTAAGGAAGAGGTAAAGCAGGAGAAAAAGGAGATGGAAGGTGATCCTCTACTTCGTTCTAGAATGAGGGAGAGGATGAGAGAGATTTTAAATTCTAATTTGAATGTAACGGTTCCCCAGGCAGATGTGGTTATTACTAATCCAGAGCATTTTTCTGTTGCTATTAAATGGGATAGTAATACTATGTTGGCACCAAAGGTGCTTGCAAAGGGGCAGGATGAGGTTGCGTTTACAATTAAAAAAATTGCCAGAGATAGCGGTATTCCTATCATAGAGAATAAAACACTTGCTAGAGCTCTTTATGTTAAGGTTAAGGTTAATGAAGAAATTCCAAGAGAATATTGGGAAATTGTTTCAAAGATACTTGTGAAAGTATATTCTATTACTAAAAATTTAAGTAGGGGTTGA
- the fliR gene encoding flagellar biosynthetic protein FliR produces the protein MDMNFLVLKSFAVLPVFVRVFLFLRFSPLFSTIRVGYLNFFFSLILSIILVGKISVDYPLDNLFSFVLILLGEAILGLIQAFFVSIIFNVFHLLGFFFSNQMGLAYANIFDVFAEEDSLVISQIFTYFFLLLFLSSDILMRFFFVGVHDSVLNVRIENLVNLKNYEFITLLLSSFSILFEKALIISLPILGVLLLLYLILGILSKTSPQMNLLMLSFSISLCLGLLILYVSFPSLAISVKRVIELAIESMGNVLNLFSGVLK, from the coding sequence ATGGATATGAATTTCCTAGTTTTGAAGTCCTTTGCTGTTTTGCCCGTATTCGTTAGGGTTTTTCTTTTTTTAAGATTTTCTCCTCTCTTTTCAACCATAAGAGTAGGTTATCTAAATTTTTTCTTTTCCTTAATTCTCTCCATTATCCTTGTAGGTAAGATAAGTGTTGATTATCCTTTGGATAATTTGTTTTCATTTGTTTTGATATTGTTAGGAGAGGCCATTCTAGGTCTTATTCAGGCTTTTTTTGTAAGTATAATTTTTAATGTTTTTCACTTGTTAGGATTTTTTTTCTCAAATCAAATGGGACTTGCTTATGCAAATATTTTTGATGTATTTGCAGAAGAGGATAGTTTGGTAATATCTCAGATATTTACATACTTTTTTTTACTTTTATTTTTATCGAGTGATATTTTGATGCGTTTCTTTTTTGTTGGAGTTCATGATTCTGTTTTAAATGTTAGAATTGAGAATCTGGTTAATTTGAAAAATTATGAATTTATTACATTACTTCTTTCTTCTTTCTCCATTCTTTTTGAAAAAGCTTTAATAATTTCTTTGCCTATATTAGGAGTTCTTTTGTTGCTTTATTTGATTTTGGGAATACTTTCAAAGACTTCTCCTCAGATGAATTTATTAATGCTTAGCTTTTCAATTTCTTTGTGCTTAGGGCTTCTTATTTTATATGTCAGTTTTCCAAGCTTGGCAATATCTGTTAAGAGAGTAATTGAGCTTGCTATAGAATCTATGGGGAATGTTTTAAATTTATTTTCTGGGGTTTTAAAATGA
- the fliQ gene encoding flagellar biosynthesis protein FliQ, producing MTTGQIIYLIRISIENIIILSAPMLITALVVGFLVSIFQAVTSIQDQTLSFIPKIIIILLTLVIFGPWILKKLMQFTFAVFNQIPNI from the coding sequence ATGACAACTGGTCAAATTATTTATCTAATTAGAATCTCTATTGAGAATATCATTATTCTATCAGCTCCGATGCTGATTACAGCACTTGTAGTTGGGTTTTTGGTTTCAATTTTTCAGGCAGTTACATCGATTCAAGATCAAACCCTGAGTTTTATACCTAAAATTATCATAATATTGTTAACTCTTGTTATTTTTGGCCCTTGGATCTTGAAAAAACTTATGCAGTTTACTTTTGCGGTATTTAATCAAATACCAAATATATGA
- the fliP gene encoding flagellar type III secretion system pore protein FliP (The bacterial flagellar biogenesis protein FliP forms a type III secretion system (T3SS)-type pore required for flagellar assembly.), with protein MRNKIILLLFFGIASFSFAQTKSLQTTTGLNFPFVDFGSSTGGGIVFPLQLLLILAIMTLSPAFLVLMTSFLRIAIVLDFIRRALSLQQSPPNQVIMGLALFLTLFTMWPTFNIIYESAYLPLKDSKITFHEFYDKGIIPLRSFMYKQMSGGRHEEIRLFMSMSNYPKPKNFSEVPTHVLIAAFVLHELRVAFKMGILIFLPFIVIDIIVASVLMAMGMIMLPPVMISLPFKLILFVMVDGWTLITGGLIKSFI; from the coding sequence TTGAGAAATAAAATAATTCTTTTATTATTTTTTGGAATTGCGAGTTTTTCATTTGCTCAGACTAAGTCTTTGCAAACTACTACTGGTTTAAATTTTCCGTTTGTTGATTTTGGAAGCTCTACAGGTGGTGGAATAGTTTTTCCCTTGCAGCTTTTATTGATATTAGCTATAATGACTCTCTCTCCAGCTTTTTTAGTCCTAATGACTTCTTTTTTAAGAATAGCAATAGTATTGGATTTCATCAGAAGAGCGTTGTCGCTACAGCAGTCGCCCCCGAATCAGGTAATAATGGGACTAGCTTTGTTTTTAACTCTTTTTACCATGTGGCCGACTTTTAACATTATATACGAGAGTGCTTATTTACCTCTTAAGGATTCTAAAATAACTTTCCATGAGTTTTATGATAAAGGAATTATTCCACTTAGGAGTTTTATGTACAAGCAGATGTCTGGTGGTAGGCATGAAGAGATTAGGTTATTTATGAGTATGAGCAATTATCCAAAGCCTAAAAATTTTAGTGAAGTTCCAACTCATGTTTTGATTGCAGCTTTTGTTTTACATGAACTGAGAGTTGCTTTTAAAATGGGGATTTTAATATTTTTGCCATTCATAGTAATAGATATTATTGTGGCTTCGGTCCTAATGGCAATGGGGATGATAATGTTACCCCCTGTGATGATCTCTTTGCCATTTAAGCTTATTCTTTTTGTCATGGTAGATGGGTGGACTTTAATTACAGGGGGGCTCATTAAAAGCTTTATATGA
- a CDS encoding flagellar biosynthesis protein FliZ (possible structural component of the flagellum that anchors the rod to the membrane): MIKSLFKFLILVFILFSGGLFAQEEGVGSDVVFSGLENEADLPIFEDNETRSSGDSIQDISLFNITDLVKILLFLSFFVFCVLIFKRVIFSRRRVVSNRKSDFIKELAFYEIDTKSSIRIISVLGNVYVFLVSSSSSVLLREIRQGEEINDLEPEFVKDEDLRDKNSFSTIFNRILKTGKDDEELLDKADYTELEKDIETSLKSKQDRLKKF; the protein is encoded by the coding sequence ATGATTAAGTCTTTATTTAAATTTTTGATTTTAGTCTTTATTTTGTTTTCCGGCGGTTTGTTTGCACAGGAGGAGGGGGTTGGCTCGGATGTTGTTTTTTCTGGTTTAGAAAATGAGGCTGATTTGCCTATATTTGAAGATAACGAGACTAGGTCTAGTGGAGACAGCATACAAGATATATCTCTTTTTAACATTACGGATTTAGTTAAGATATTATTGTTTCTATCTTTCTTTGTTTTTTGTGTTCTTATATTTAAGAGAGTGATTTTTAGTCGTAGGAGAGTAGTGAGTAATAGAAAGTCAGACTTTATCAAAGAGCTTGCTTTTTATGAGATAGATACTAAAAGTTCTATAAGGATTATTAGTGTACTGGGTAATGTTTACGTATTTCTGGTTTCTAGCAGTTCTTCTGTTTTATTAAGAGAGATAAGACAGGGTGAGGAGATAAATGATTTGGAACCTGAATTTGTCAAGGATGAAGATCTTAGGGATAAAAATTCTTTCAGCACAATATTTAACAGGATATTAAAGACAGGGAAAGATGATGAAGAATTGCTGGATAAGGCTGATTATACGGAATTAGAAAAAGATATTGAGACTTCTTTGAAAAGTAAACAAGATAGGCTGAAAAAGTTTTAG
- the fliN gene encoding flagellar motor switch protein FliN has protein sequence MGVGENDFKEEEKPEIKGVKLPDLIDTLPEGVDPSNFGLLMDVSMQVTVELGRTERKIKDILGMSEGTIITLDKLAGEPVDILVNGKVIAKGEVVVIDENFGVRITEIIKIKND, from the coding sequence ATGGGTGTAGGTGAAAATGACTTTAAGGAAGAGGAAAAACCTGAGATAAAGGGAGTTAAGCTTCCTGATTTGATTGATACTTTACCAGAGGGAGTTGATCCTAGTAATTTTGGACTTTTAATGGATGTTTCTATGCAGGTTACTGTTGAGCTTGGTAGGACTGAGCGGAAGATTAAGGACATACTTGGCATGTCTGAGGGTACTATTATTACTCTTGATAAGCTTGCGGGAGAACCTGTTGATATTTTGGTAAATGGAAAGGTGATAGCTAAAGGAGAGGTGGTTGTAATTGATGAGAATTTTGGGGTTAGAATTACCGAAATAATCAAAATTAAAAATGATTAA
- the fliM gene encoding flagellar motor switch protein FliM, with the protein MASNPGALSQDDIDSLLESINSSESLSSDDALSNVISSPMGKKQKVKIYDFKRPDKFSKEQVRTVSSFHEAFARYTTTSLSALLRKMVHVHVASVDQLTYEEFIRSIPNPTTLAIINMDPLKGSAIFEVDPTIAFAIVDRLFGGDGDTIKDKSRDLTEIEQSVMESVIIRILANMREAWSQVVDLRPRFGHIEVNPQFAQIVPPTEMIILVTLEVKIGKVEGLMNFCLPYITIEPIVSKLSTRYWHSLIGVGTTSENLDALREKLENTGMPLIAEMGEVRLKVREILSLEKGDVINLENSLINKDLSLKVGTKQKFRCRMGLVGNKISVQITEKVGDVKDFDLLKELTEEIE; encoded by the coding sequence ATGGCGAGTAATCCAGGGGCGTTGTCTCAAGATGATATAGATAGTCTCTTAGAATCTATTAATTCATCTGAAAGTTTGTCATCAGACGATGCGCTTTCTAATGTTATATCTAGCCCTATGGGCAAGAAACAGAAGGTTAAGATTTATGATTTTAAGAGGCCGGATAAGTTTTCTAAGGAACAAGTGAGAACGGTATCAAGTTTTCATGAGGCTTTTGCGAGATATACTACGACTTCCTTGTCGGCTCTTTTAAGGAAAATGGTGCATGTGCATGTTGCCTCCGTTGATCAGCTGACTTATGAGGAGTTTATTAGGTCTATTCCAAATCCTACTACTTTGGCAATAATTAATATGGATCCTTTAAAGGGATCCGCTATATTTGAGGTTGATCCAACTATTGCATTTGCAATAGTTGATAGGCTTTTTGGTGGAGATGGAGATACTATTAAGGATAAAAGTAGGGATTTGACTGAGATAGAACAGTCCGTGATGGAGAGTGTTATTATTCGTATACTTGCTAATATGCGAGAGGCTTGGTCTCAGGTGGTTGATCTCAGGCCCCGTTTTGGGCATATAGAAGTTAATCCTCAGTTTGCTCAAATAGTGCCCCCAACAGAGATGATTATTTTAGTGACCCTTGAGGTTAAAATAGGTAAGGTTGAGGGGCTTATGAATTTCTGTTTGCCCTACATTACAATAGAGCCTATTGTTTCTAAACTTTCAACAAGATATTGGCATTCTTTAATTGGGGTGGGTACTACTAGTGAGAATCTTGATGCATTAAGGGAAAAACTTGAGAATACGGGAATGCCTTTAATAGCAGAGATGGGAGAGGTTAGGCTTAAGGTAAGAGAGATATTGTCTTTGGAAAAAGGAGATGTTATTAATCTTGAAAATTCTTTGATAAATAAAGATTTAAGTTTAAAGGTAGGAACCAAACAGAAGTTCAGATGTAGAATGGGTCTTGTGGGAAATAAGATTTCTGTTCAGATTACAGAAAAAGTTGGTGATGTGAAGGATTTTGATTTATTGAAAGAACTTACAGAGGAAATTGAATAA
- the fliL gene encoding flagellar basal body-associated protein FliL → MPEKEDDRMDVGGGAEGRGGALVPNIIIKILQVIAIGLLTVVIMIIVSYFVSKMVLSQSGTPNDFPIFSNEYLGKPPMLIWYESIDEIRGTTLDTPPKTFVIKLALGYAENNVNILNELGRQKVRLKDIIREYFSQRTAQEIKNESQIKAEIKARINSVLRNGEIKEIALTQIDIFDM, encoded by the coding sequence ATGCCTGAGAAGGAAGATGATCGTATGGATGTTGGGGGTGGCGCGGAAGGGAGGGGGGGAGCCCTGGTTCCAAATATTATAATAAAAATTTTGCAGGTAATAGCGATAGGGTTGTTGACTGTTGTGATTATGATCATAGTTTCTTATTTTGTGTCTAAGATGGTATTAAGTCAAAGTGGAACGCCTAATGATTTTCCAATTTTCTCTAATGAATATTTAGGCAAACCTCCTATGCTTATATGGTATGAGAGCATAGATGAAATTAGAGGGACTACTCTTGATACCCCTCCTAAGACTTTTGTGATAAAGCTTGCCTTGGGGTATGCTGAGAATAATGTGAATATTTTAAATGAACTTGGAAGACAGAAGGTAAGGTTAAAGGATATTATTAGGGAATATTTTAGCCAAAGAACAGCACAAGAGATAAAGAATGAAAGTCAGATTAAAGCTGAAATTAAAGCTAGGATTAATAGTGTGTTAAGAAATGGTGAAATAAAAGAGATTGCATTAACACAAATCGATATATTTGATATGTAA
- the motB gene encoding flagellar motor protein MotB, with protein MALRVKKRSKCEEGAPDYMLTYGDMVTLLLVFFVTMFSLSDVVFKENIVKIMSASFTGSGFFKGGKTLDIDKLSYLSNSFMSLPSTAKNKQASQTAKNKSMIEFIEKIQSKSIIVRRLERGVVVSLLADSFFDTASAEVKLDENRETIQKIASFIGYLEGQGYNFKIEGHTDNIDTGVNEIWKSNWELSAARAVNMLEQILNYTDQSRMKNIESKFEVSGLAGSRPVATDDTPEGRAYNRRIDILITSDSALSATKGINL; from the coding sequence ATGGCATTGCGGGTTAAGAAGCGTTCGAAATGTGAAGAGGGCGCTCCTGATTACATGTTGACTTATGGGGATATGGTTACCCTGCTTCTTGTTTTTTTTGTTACTATGTTTTCTTTAAGTGATGTTGTCTTTAAAGAAAACATAGTAAAGATAATGTCGGCCTCTTTTACGGGTTCTGGTTTTTTTAAGGGAGGGAAGACCTTAGATATTGATAAGCTTTCTTATTTAAGTAACAGTTTTATGTCTTTGCCTTCTACTGCTAAGAATAAGCAAGCCTCTCAGACTGCTAAGAATAAATCTATGATTGAATTTATTGAGAAAATTCAATCCAAGAGTATTATTGTTAGGCGTCTTGAGCGGGGAGTTGTTGTTTCTCTTTTAGCAGATTCTTTTTTTGATACAGCCAGTGCTGAGGTTAAGCTTGATGAAAATAGAGAAACTATACAAAAGATAGCGTCTTTTATTGGGTATTTAGAAGGGCAAGGATATAATTTTAAAATAGAAGGACATACGGACAACATTGATACCGGAGTGAATGAAATTTGGAAAAGTAATTGGGAACTCTCAGCGGCAAGGGCTGTGAATATGTTAGAGCAGATTTTGAATTACACTGATCAGTCTAGGATGAAAAATATTGAGAGCAAATTCGAGGTGTCTGGGCTGGCGGGCAGTAGGCCAGTTGCTACAGATGATACACCTGAGGGTAGGGCATACAATAGGAGAATAGATATTTTAATTACAAGTGATTCTGCTTTAAGTGCCACTAAAGGTATTAATTTGTGA
- a CDS encoding motility protein A: MNLASILGWGVGFGAILISMAFTPTGLGVFWDLSSVFITVVGSFSALMASSEVIAVKRIPTYLGFFFKKSSFAKASNIKTLVELSEKARKEGLLSLDDELEQISDPFFKSGMRLVVDGADPEIIRTMLYLELDQMQERHKMGSNLFGTWAKLAPAFGMTGTLIGLIALLGNLEDKSALGSSMAVALITTLYGTIMANLMFIPVQIKLESIDSEEAAVKTMIVEGILSIQAGDNPRILEQKLVTFLTPKDRNQVGNVLGGE, translated from the coding sequence GTGAATTTGGCTAGTATACTTGGTTGGGGGGTTGGATTTGGAGCTATTCTGATTTCTATGGCATTTACTCCGACGGGATTAGGGGTTTTTTGGGATTTAAGTTCTGTCTTTATTACAGTTGTTGGATCCTTTTCTGCTCTTATGGCTTCTTCAGAAGTTATTGCTGTTAAGAGGATTCCTACTTATTTGGGATTTTTCTTTAAGAAGAGTTCTTTTGCTAAGGCTTCTAATATAAAGACTTTGGTGGAGCTTTCGGAAAAGGCTAGGAAAGAAGGGCTTTTATCTCTTGATGATGAACTTGAACAGATTAGTGATCCATTTTTTAAGTCTGGGATGAGACTTGTTGTTGATGGTGCTGATCCTGAAATAATTAGAACCATGCTTTATCTTGAGTTGGATCAAATGCAGGAGAGACATAAGATGGGTTCTAATCTTTTTGGAACCTGGGCAAAGCTTGCGCCTGCTTTTGGAATGACAGGCACTCTTATTGGTCTTATAGCCCTTCTTGGGAATTTAGAAGATAAATCTGCGCTTGGTTCTTCTATGGCGGTTGCTCTTATTACAACTCTTTATGGTACAATAATGGCAAATTTAATGTTTATTCCTGTCCAGATTAAATTGGAATCTATAGATTCTGAAGAGGCAGCAGTTAAGACAATGATAGTAGAGGGTATTTTGTCAATTCAGGCAGGGGATAATCCTAGAATTCTGGAACAAAAATTGGTGACATTCTTGACTCCTAAAGATAGAAATCAAGTTGGAAATGTTCTTGGGGGTGAATGA
- a CDS encoding flagellar FlbD family protein has protein sequence MIYVTKLNGEGYYLNPYHIESIESNPDTTILLMNGKKLVVKESVEEVVDRIKIYRKEVTFLGKVTQGNEGVGL, from the coding sequence ATGATTTATGTAACTAAATTAAACGGGGAAGGTTATTACTTAAATCCTTATCATATTGAAAGTATTGAGTCTAATCCTGATACTACAATCTTGCTGATGAATGGTAAGAAGTTAGTTGTAAAGGAGAGTGTGGAAGAGGTAGTGGATAGAATTAAGATATATAGAAAAGAAGTTACTTTTTTGGGTAAAGTTACACAAGGAAATGAGGGAGTTGGGCTGTGA
- the flgE gene encoding flagellar hook protein FlgE, with the protein MMRSLYSGVSGLQNHQTRMDVVGNNIANVNTVGFKKGRVNFQDMISQSISGASRPSDVRGGTNPKQVGLGMSVATVDTIHTQGSFQSTQKASDLGVSGNGFFILREGNDSFYTRAGAFDIDSDRNLVNPANGMRIQGWMSRMLGGQQVINTSSDVEDLVIPIGDKEGARATEYITFACNLDKRLPVIGEGASELDVARGTWVVNKTVYDGFGNTSVVELRVVRDPAVPNVWNATVLVNGEENSSFSLGFNNEGALLSLNGQVGQEGDLLEFPVTFVVPGANIGEIGGEQTVNLRLGNVGSYTNSITQFADASTTKAIVQDGYGMGYMENYEIDQNGVITGVYSNGIRRDIGKIALASFVNPGGLAKSGDTNFVETSNSGQARVGETGFAGLGVIRSGVLEMANVDLAEQFTDMIVTQRGFQANAKTITTSDQLLQELVRLKA; encoded by the coding sequence ATGATGAGATCTTTGTATTCTGGTGTTTCTGGGCTTCAGAATCATCAAACTAGGATGGATGTTGTTGGTAATAATATTGCAAACGTGAATACGGTTGGCTTTAAGAAGGGAAGAGTTAATTTTCAAGATATGATATCCCAAAGTATCTCTGGGGCATCTCGTCCTTCTGATGTTCGAGGGGGGACTAATCCGAAGCAAGTTGGGCTTGGTATGAGTGTTGCTACAGTAGATACTATTCATACTCAAGGATCTTTTCAAAGTACTCAGAAAGCTTCTGACCTTGGGGTTAGTGGTAATGGGTTTTTTATTTTAAGAGAAGGCAATGATTCTTTTTATACGAGGGCTGGTGCATTTGATATTGATTCTGATCGTAATCTTGTAAATCCTGCAAATGGAATGAGGATTCAGGGATGGATGTCAAGGATGCTTGGGGGGCAGCAGGTTATTAATACGTCTTCTGATGTTGAGGATTTAGTTATCCCTATTGGGGATAAAGAAGGGGCTAGGGCTACTGAGTATATTACTTTTGCCTGCAATCTTGATAAAAGGTTACCTGTGATTGGAGAAGGTGCTAGTGAGTTAGATGTTGCTCGGGGTACTTGGGTTGTTAATAAGACGGTTTATGATGGCTTTGGGAACACTAGTGTTGTGGAACTTAGGGTTGTAAGGGATCCAGCTGTTCCTAATGTATGGAATGCTACGGTTTTAGTCAATGGGGAGGAAAACTCTAGCTTTTCGTTAGGTTTTAATAATGAGGGTGCTTTGCTTTCTTTAAATGGGCAGGTAGGTCAGGAGGGGGATTTGCTTGAATTTCCCGTAACTTTTGTTGTGCCTGGTGCTAATATTGGGGAGATTGGGGGGGAGCAAACTGTTAATCTTAGGCTTGGCAATGTAGGCAGTTATACTAATTCTATTACTCAGTTTGCTGATGCAAGCACAACAAAGGCTATTGTGCAGGATGGGTATGGTATGGGATATATGGAGAACTATGAGATAGATCAAAATGGGGTAATAACGGGGGTTTATTCGAATGGCATTAGGAGAGACATTGGGAAAATTGCTCTTGCATCGTTTGTTAATCCTGGGGGACTTGCTAAATCGGGTGATACTAACTTTGTTGAGACGAGTAATTCGGGACAGGCTAGGGTGGGAGAGACTGGCTTTGCGGGATTGGGAGTTATAAGATCAGGGGTCTTGGAGATGGCTAATGTTGATCTTGCTGAGCAATTTACTGATATGATAGTCACTCAGAGGGGTTTTCAGGCCAATGCTAAAACTATTACTACCTCAGATCAGTTGCTTCAGGAACTTGTAAGACTTAAGGCTTAG
- the flgD gene encoding flagellar hook assembly protein FlgD, with amino-acid sequence MISTSRTGGLNSPGMERGSKGVNLGRDDFLKLLITQLRYQDPTDPMKDKEFIAQMAQFSTLEQMTNMSKSFEKLSSALNLSKDLDLLGKVVEFEHAGGEVIRGKVTSVKTGVNPGIMVDGKYYTYESILSIGLEE; translated from the coding sequence TTGATTAGTACAAGTAGGACTGGGGGATTAAATAGTCCTGGTATGGAGAGGGGCTCTAAGGGTGTTAATCTTGGGAGGGATGATTTCTTGAAGCTTCTTATCACGCAGCTTAGGTATCAGGATCCCACTGATCCAATGAAGGACAAGGAATTTATAGCTCAAATGGCCCAGTTTTCTACTCTCGAACAGATGACGAATATGAGTAAATCTTTTGAAAAGCTTTCCTCTGCGCTTAATTTGAGTAAAGATTTGGATTTATTAGGCAAAGTAGTTGAGTTTGAGCATGCTGGTGGAGAGGTTATTAGGGGTAAGGTTACTAGTGTTAAAACCGGAGTAAATCCGGGAATCATGGTAGATGGAAAATATTATACTTATGAAAGTATTTTATCAATAGGGTTGGAGGAATAA
- a CDS encoding flagellar hook-length control protein FliK, which yields MSVLGEVDLNRLNLSSRGLGPISLEGSLGKGKVKFLDLIFSQVKGADRVRGSVLDFLRFLKDNGLIDKKFKKMSLNKVFAFEKLGDDGFVSDLKSLIKKMGNLSDFENFRSLDQNLFGDESVNQKEIIKNIENILFDIDVFGGVGSPLGFDVLSVPLDSEHRDFDLERGDMKGSVINVDVKNFKKNGSFKELLSVESKFRVVDGEHSVGKYSLKEAYNGMGDFVGDLYGSSTTKYVKESLGGNIGGDLMSEWNLKVNHNIVDKAKIVLKSNDTGEIRLIIKPRELGSIRINLNLDSGNNLLGRIIVDNQNVRALFEQNMYSISKMLDDNGFNTSLSLSLAGDSGVFSGFKDGGSDRGLSFNESKVFRLEDDIEISDDLEKNINFVV from the coding sequence GTGAGTGTTTTAGGTGAAGTTGACTTAAATAGACTTAATTTGTCGAGTAGGGGATTGGGTCCGATAAGTTTAGAGGGTTCTTTGGGTAAGGGTAAAGTTAAGTTTTTAGATCTTATTTTTTCACAGGTGAAGGGTGCAGATAGGGTAAGGGGTTCTGTCTTGGATTTTTTGAGGTTTTTAAAGGACAATGGCCTTATAGATAAAAAATTTAAAAAGATGTCTTTGAATAAGGTTTTTGCTTTTGAGAAACTTGGTGATGATGGTTTTGTATCTGATTTGAAGTCTTTAATAAAAAAGATGGGCAATTTGTCTGATTTTGAAAATTTTAGATCTTTGGATCAAAATTTGTTTGGTGATGAGTCTGTTAATCAGAAAGAAATAATAAAGAATATTGAAAATATTTTGTTTGATATTGATGTTTTTGGGGGCGTTGGGTCTCCTTTGGGGTTTGATGTACTGAGTGTGCCTCTTGATTCTGAGCATAGGGATTTTGATCTTGAAAGAGGAGATATGAAGGGAAGTGTTATTAACGTTGATGTTAAGAATTTTAAGAAGAATGGCAGTTTTAAAGAATTACTTAGTGTGGAATCCAAATTTCGGGTTGTTGATGGCGAGCATTCTGTTGGCAAGTATAGCCTTAAAGAGGCATATAACGGGATGGGGGACTTCGTTGGTGATCTTTATGGTTCTAGTACGACAAAATATGTTAAAGAGTCTTTAGGTGGCAACATTGGTGGTGATTTAATGTCAGAGTGGAATTTAAAGGTGAATCACAATATTGTGGATAAAGCTAAGATTGTGTTAAAATCGAATGACACGGGGGAGATTAGATTGATTATAAAGCCTAGGGAACTTGGTAGCATACGGATTAATTTAAATCTTGACTCTGGGAATAATCTATTGGGTAGAATAATAGTTGATAATCAAAATGTAAGGGCTCTTTTTGAGCAGAATATGTATTCGATCAGTAAGATGCTGGATGACAATGGTTTTAATACCAGTTTGAGTCTTTCTCTTGCGGGTGATTCTGGTGTTTTCTCGGGGTTTAAGGATGGGGGCTCGGATCGAGGATTATCTTTTAATGAAAGCAAGGTGTTTAGACTTGAAGATGATATTGAAATTTCTGATGATTTAGAGAAGAATATTAATTTTGTTGTTTAG